A single Schistocerca americana isolate TAMUIC-IGC-003095 unplaced genomic scaffold, iqSchAmer2.1 HiC_scaffold_472, whole genome shotgun sequence DNA region contains:
- the LOC124584392 gene encoding calponin homology domain-containing protein DDB_G0272472-like produces MAQLARTAQLARTAQLARTSQLARTAQLERTAQLDRTAQLERTAQLQRTAKLERTAQLERAAQLQRAAQLERAAQLERAAQLERAAQIECTAQLERKSQPERTPQPERTAELERTAQLTRTGKLARTAKLVRTAKLVRTARLARTARLAWTARLPRTARLARTARLARTAQLARTAQLARTEQLARTAQLARTALLERTAQLERTAQLWRTAQHKRAAQLERAAQLERAAQLERAAQLVRTAELERAAQLARTAQLARTAKVARTAKLARTAKLARTAKVARTARLARTAQLARTAQLERTAQLERTAQLWRTAQHKRAAQLERTAQLERTAQLERTAQLERTAQLEMTAQLERTAQHDRTAQLERTAQLERTAQLERTAQLERSAQLERTAQLERTAQLERTAQLERTAQLERTAQLEMTAQLERTAQHDRTAQLERTAQLERTAQLERTAQLERSAQLERTAQLERTAQIERTAQPERTAQRERTAQLEWAAQLERTAQLERTAQLERTALLERKAQHVKTAKLAKAARLARKARLARTARLAMTAQLARTVQLARTAQLARTAQLARTAQLTRTAQLARTAQLARTAQLARTAQLARTAQLARTAQLTKTAQLASTAQLARTAQLARTTQVAGTAQLAWTAQVARTAQLARTAQLARTAQLARTA; encoded by the coding sequence atggctcagcttgcgaggacggcacagcttgcgaggacggcacagcttgcaaggacatcacagcttgcgaggacagctcaacttgagaggacagctcaacttgacaggacagctcaacttgagaggacagctcaacttcagaggacagcaaaacttgagaggactgctcaacttgagagggctgctcagcttcagagggcagctcaacttgagagggcagctcaacttgagagggcagctcaacttgagagggcagctcaaattgagtgtacagctcaacttgagaggaaatctcaacctgagaggacacctcaacctgagaggacagctgaacttgagaggacagcacaacttacgaggacaggaaagcttgcgaggacagcaaagcttgtgaggacagcaaagcttgtgaggacagcacggcttgcgaggacagcaaggcttgcgtggacagcacggcttccgaggacagcacggcttgcaaggacagcacggcttgcgaggacagcacagcttgcgaggacagcacagcttgcgaggacagaacagcttgcgaggacagcacagcttgcgaggacagcattacttgagaggacagctcaacttgagaggacagctcaactttggaggacagctcaacataagagggcagctcaacttgagagggcagctcaacttgagagggcagctcaacttgagagggcagctcaacttgtgaggacagctgaacttgagagggcagcacaacttgcgaggactgcacaacttgcgagaacagcaaaggtcgcgaggacagcaaagctcgcgaggacagcaaagcttgcgaggacagcaaaagtcgcaaggacagcacggctcgcgaggacagcacagcttgcgaggacagctcaacttgagaggacagctcaacttgagaggacagctcaactttggaggacagctcaacataagagggcagctcaacttgagaggacagctcaacttgagaggacagctcaacttgagaggacagctcaacttgagaggacagctcaactagagatgactgctcaactagagaggacagctcaacatgataggacagctcaacttgagaggacagctcaacttgagaggacagctcaactagagaggacagctcaacttgagaggtcagctcaacttgagaggacagctcaacttgagaggacagctcaacttgagaggacagctcaacttgagaggacagctcaacttgagaggacagctcaactagagatgacagctcaactagagaggacagctcaacatgataggacagctcaacttgagaggacagctcaacttgagaggacagctcaactagagaggacagctcaacttgagaggtcagctcaacttgagaggacagctcaacttgagaggacagctcaaattgagaggacagcccaacctgagaggacagcacaacgtgagaggacagctcaacttgagtgggcagctcaacttgagaggacagctcaacttgagaggacagcccaacttgagaggacagcactacttgagaggaaagcacaacatgtgaagacagcaaagcttgcgaaggcagcacggctggcgaggaaagcacggcttgcgaggacagcaaggcttgcgatgacagcacagcttgcgaggacagtacagcttgcgaggacagcgcagcttgcgaggacagcacagcttgcgaggacagcacagctaacgaggacagcacagcttgcgaggacagcacagcttgcgaggacagcacagcttgcgaggacagcacagcttgcgaggacggcacagcttgcgaggacggcacagcttacaaagacggcacagcttgcgagcacagcacagcttgcgaggacagcacagcttgcgaggacaacacaggttgcggggacagcacagcttgcgtggacagcacaggttgcgaggacagcacagcttgcgaggacagcacagcttgcgaggacagcacagcttgcgaggacagcatag
- the LOC124584393 gene encoding uncharacterized protein LOC124584393 has product MLSSQAVLSSQAVLSSQDVLSSQPVLSTQAVLSPQPVLSSQAVLSSQAVLSVPSSQAVLSSQAVLSSQAVLSSQAVLSSLAVLSSQAVLSSQAALSSQAVLSSQAVLSSQALLSSQAVLSSPAVLSSQALLSSHVVLSSQVVLSSQVGLSSQVELPSQVGLPTQVELSSHVVLSSQVVLSSQVELSSQVELSSQVELSSQVELSSQVELSSRVELTSQVELSSLVELSSQVELSSQVELSYHVELSSLVELSSLVELSSQVELSSQVELSSQVELSSQVELPSYVELSSKVELSSHVELSSQVELSSQAVLSSQVVLSSQPVLSSKAVLSSQFVLSSQAVLSSQAVLSSRSVLSLRLLLSSQALLSSRALLSSRPLLSSQVVQSSQVVLPSQVQLSSQVELPSQVELPSQVELPSQVELPSYVELSSKVELSSQVELSSQVMLSSQAVLSSQAVLSSQAVLSSQAVLCSQAVLSLQAVLSSEAVLSTQALLSSQAVLSSQALLSSQALLSSQAFLSS; this is encoded by the exons atgctgtcctcgcaagctgtgctgtcctcgcaagctgtgctgtcctcgcaggacgtgctgtcctcgcaacctgtgctgtccacgcaagctgtgctgtccccgcaacctgtgttgtcctcgcaagctgtgctgtcctcgcaagctgtgctgt ctgtgccgtcctcgcaagctgtgctgtcctcgcaagctgtgctgtcctcgcaagctgtgctgtcctcgcaagctgtgctgtcctcgttagctgtgctgtcctcgcaagctgtgctgtcctcgcaagctgcgctgtcctcgcaagctgtactgtcctcgcaagctgtgctgtcatcgcaagccttgctgtcctcgcaagccgtgctttcctcgccagccgtgctgtcttcgcaagctttgctgtcttcgcatgttgtgctttcctctcaagtagtgctgtcctctcaagttgggctgtcctctcaagttgagctgccctctcaagttgggctgcccactcaagttgagctgtcctctcacgttgtgctgtcctctcaggttgtgctgtcctctcaagttgagctgtcctctcaagttgagctgtcctctcaagttgagctgtcctctcaagttgagctgtcctctcaagttgagctgtcctctagagttgagctgacctctcaagttgagctgtcctctctagttgagctgtcctctcaagttgagctgtcctctcaagttgagctgtcctatcatgttgagctgtcctctctagttgagctgtcatctctagttgagctgtcctctcaagttgagctgtcctctcaagttgagctgtcctctcaagttgagctgtcctctcaagttgagctgccctcttatgttgagctgtcctccaaagttgagctgtcctctcatgttgagctgtcctctcaagttgagctgtcctcgcaagccgtgctgtcctcgcaagttgtgctgtcatcgcaacctgtgctgtcctcgaaagctgtgctgtcctcccaatttgtgctgtcctcgcaagctgtgctctcctcgcaagctgtgctgtcctcgcgatccgtgctgtccttgcgacttttgctgtcctcgcaagctttgctgtcctcgcgagctttgctgtcctcgcgacctttgctgtcctcgcaagttgtgcagtcctcgcaagttgtgctgccctctcaagttcagctgtcctcacaagttgagctgccctctcaagttgagctgccctctcaagttgagctgccctctcaagttgagctgccctcttatgttgagctgtcctccaaagttgagctgtcctctcaagttgagctgtcctctcaagtaatgctgtcctcgcaagctgtgctgtcctcgcaagctgtgctgtcctcgcaagctgtgctgtcctcgcaagctgtgctgtgctcgcaagccgtgctgtccttgcaagccgtgctgtcctcggaagccgtgctgtccacgcaagccttgctgtcctcgcaagccgtgctgtcctcacaagctttgctgtcctcacaagctttgctgtcctcacaagctttcctgtcctcgtaa
- the LOC124584394 gene encoding prestalk protein-like, which produces MACEDSTACEDSTACEDSTACEDSTAREDSTVCEDSTACDDSTACEDSTACEDSAACEDSTACEDSTACEDSTACEDGTACEDGTAYKDGTACEDSTACEDSTAREDNTGCGDSTACVDSTGCEDSTACEDSTACEDSTACEDSTACEDSIACEDRTACEDSTACEDGSACEDGTACEDGTACKDITACENSST; this is translated from the coding sequence atggcttgcgaggacagcacggcttgcgaggacagcacggcttgcgaggacagcacggcttgcgaggacagcacggctcgcgaggacagcacggtatgcgaggacagcacggcttgcgatgacagcacagcttgcgaggacagtacagcttgcgaggacagcgcagcttgcgaggacagcacagcttgcgaggacagcacagcttgcgaggacagcacagcttgcgaggacggcacagcttgcgaggatggcacagcttacaaagacggcacagcttgcgaggacagcacagcttgcgaggacagcacagctcgcgaggacaacacaggttgcggggacagcacagcttgcgtggacagcacaggttgcgaggacagcacagcttgcgaggacagcacggcttgcgaggacagcacagcttgcgaagacagcacagcttgcgaggacagcatagcttgcgaggacaggacagcttgcgaggacagcacagcttgtgaggatggctcagcttgcgaggacggcacagcttgcgaggacggcacagcttgcaaggacatcacagcttgcgagaacagctcaacttga
- the LOC124584395 gene encoding calponin homology domain-containing protein DDB_G0272472-like produces the protein MTAQLERTAQHDRTAQLERTAQLERTAQLERTAQLERSAQLERTAQLERTAQIERTAQPERTAQRERTAQLEWAAQLERTAQLERTAQLERTALLERKAQHVKTAKLAKAARLARKARLARTARLAMTAQLARTVQLARTAQLARTAQLARTAQLTRTAQLARTAQLARTAQLARTAQLARTAQLARTAQLTKTAQLASTAQLARTAQLARTTQVAGTAQLAWTAQVARTAQLARTAQLARTAQLARTA, from the coding sequence atgacagctcaactagagaggacagctcaacatgataggacagctcaacttgagaggacagctcaacttgagaggacagctcaactagagaggacagctcaacttgagaggtcagctcaacttgagaggacagctcaacttgagaggacagctcaaattgagaggacagcccaacctgagaggacagcacaacgtgagaggacagctcaacttgagtgggcagctcaacttgagaggacagctcaacttgagaggacagcccaacttgagaggacagcactacttgagaggaaagcacaacatgtgaagacagcaaagcttgcgaaggcagcacggctggcgaggaaagcacggcttgcgaggacagcaaggcttgcgatgacagcacagcttgcgaggacagtacagcttgcgaggacagcgcagcttgcgaggacagcacagcttgcgaggacagcacagctaacgaggacagcacagcttgcgaggacagcacagcttgcgaggacagcacagcttgcgaggacagcacagcttgcgaggacggcacagcttgcgaggacggcacagcttacaaagacggcacagcttgcgagcacagcacagcttgcgaggacagcacagcttgcgaggacaacacaggttgcggggacagcacagcttgcgtggacagcacaggttgcgaggacagcacagcttgcgaggacagcacagcttgcgaggacagcacagcttgcgaggacagcatag
- the LOC124584397 gene encoding uncharacterized protein LOC124584397, with the protein MLSSQAVLSSQAVLSSQDVLSSQPVLSMQAVLSPQPVLSSQAVLSSQAVLSVPSSQAVLSSQAVLSSQAVLSSQAVLSSLAVLSSQAVLSSQAALSSQAVLSSQAVLSSQALLSSQAVLSSPAVLSSQALLSSHVVLSSQVVLSSQVGLSSQVELPSQVGLPTQVELSSHVVLSSQVVLSSQVELSSQVELFSQVELSSQVELSSQVELSSRVELTSQVELSSLVELSSQVELSSQVELSYHVELSSLVELSSLVELSSQVELSSQVELSSQVELSSQVELPSYVELSSKVELSSHVELSSQVELSSQAVLSSQVVLSSQPVLSSKAVLSSQFVLSSQAVLSSQAVLSSRSVLSLRLLLSSQALLSSRALLSSRPLLSSQVVQSSQVVLPSQVQLSSQVELPSQVELPSQVELPSQVELPSYVELSSKVELSSQVELSSQVMLSSQAVLSSQAVLSSQAVLSSQAVLCSQAVLSLQAVLSSEAVLSTQALLSSQAVLSSQALLSSQALLSSQAFLSS; encoded by the exons atgctgtcctcgcaagctgtgctgtcctcgcaagctgtgctgtcctcgcaggacgtgctgtcctcgcaacctgtgctgtccatgcaagctgtgctgtccccgcaacctgtgttgtcctcgcaagctgtgctgtcctcgcaagctgtgctgt ctgtgccgtcctcgcaagctgtgctgtcctcgcaagctgtgctgtcctcgcaagctgtgctgtcctcgcaagctgtgctgtcctcgttagctgtgctgtcctcgcaagctgtgctgtcctcgcaagctgcgctgtcctcgcaagctgtactgtcctcgcaagctgtgctgtcatcgcaagccttgctgtcctcgcaagccgtgctttcctcgccagccgtgctgtcttcgcaagctttgctgtcttcgcatgttgtgctttcctctcaagtagtgctgtcctctcaagttgggctgtcctctcaagttgagctgccctctcaagttgggctgcccactcaagttgagctgtcctctcacgttgtgctgtcctctcaggttgtgctgtcctctcaagttgagctgtcctctcaagttgagctgttctctcaagttgagctgtcctctcaagttgagctgtcctctcaagttgagctgtcctctagagttgagctgacctctcaagttgagctgtcctctctagttgagctgtcctctcaagttgagctgtcctctcaagttgagctgtcctatcatgttgagctgtcctctctagttgagctgtcatctctagttgagctgtcctctcaagttgagctgtcctctcaagttgagctgtcctctcaagttgagctgtcctctcaagttgagctgccctcttatgttgagctgtcctccaaagttgagctgtcctctcatgttgagctgtcctctcaagttgagctgtcctcgcaagccgtgctgtcctcgcaagttgtgctgtcatcgcaacctgtgctgtcctcgaaagctgtgctgtcctcccaatttgtgctgtcctcgcaagctgtgctctcctcgcaagctgtgctgtcctcgcgatccgtgctgtccttgcgacttttgctgtcctcgcaagctttgctgtcctcgcgagctttgctgtcctcgcgacctttgctgtcctcgcaagttgtgcagtcctcgcaagttgtgctgccctctcaagttcagctgtcctcacaagttgagctgccctctcaagttgagctgccctctcaagttgagctgccctctcaagttgagctgccctcttatgttgagctgtcctccaaagttgagctgtcctctcaagttgagctgtcctctcaagtaatgctgtcctcgcaagctgtgctgtcctcgcaagctgtgctgtcctcgcaagctgtgctgtcctcgcaagctgtgctgtgctcgcaagccgtgctgtccttgcaagccgtgctgtcctcggaagccgtgctgtccacgcaagccttgctgtcctcgcaagccgtgctgtcctcacaagctttgctgtcctcacaagctttgctgtcctcacaagctttcctgtcttcgtaa
- the LOC124584398 gene encoding prestalk protein-like — MACEDSTACEDSTACEDSTACEDSTAREDSTVCEDSTACDDSTACEDSTACEDSAACEDSTACEDSTACEDSTACEDGTACEDGTAYKDGTACEDSTACEDSTAREDNTGCGDSTACVDSTGCEDSTACEDSTACEDSTACEDSTACEDSIACEDRTACEDSTACEDGSACEDGTACEDGTACKDITACENSST; from the coding sequence atggcttgcgaggacagcacggcttgcgaggacagcacggcttgcgaggacagcacggcttgcgaggacagcacggctcgcgaggacagcacggtatgcgaggacagcacggcttgcgatgacagcacagcttgcgaggacagtacagcttgcgaggacagcgcagcttgcgaggacagcacagcttgcgaggacagcacagcttgcgaggacagcacagcttgcgaggacggcacagcttgcgaggacggcacagcttacaaagacggcacagcttgcgaggacagcacagcttgcgaggacagcacagctcgcgaggacaacacaggttgcggggacagcacagcttgcgtggacagcacaggttgcgaggacagcacagcttgcgaggacagcacggcttgcgaggacagcacagcttgcgaagacagcacagcttgcgaggacagcatagcttgcgaggacaggacagcttgcgaggacagcacagcttgtgaggatggctcagcttgcgaggacggcacagcttgcgaggacggcacagcttgcaaggacatcacagcttgcgagaacagctcaacttga